A single genomic interval of Sphingobacteriales bacterium harbors:
- the pheS gene encoding phenylalanine--tRNA ligase subunit alpha: MSAQIFEQANQLQQAINNYAITTLDELEQFRIKFIGTKGEVKTLMGQMKEIAAEQRREFGQLVNEVKNNAETKWQQHKELLEQQANFTTKAPDLTLPVNRPNEGSRHPIALFMDKVIQIFNRMGFVVADGPEIEDDWHNFTAMNTPEDHPSRDMQDTFYIDVETQPNILLRTHTSPIQARVMLSQKPPIRIIAPGRVYRNETISARSHCQFHQLEGLYIAENVSFADMKYTLTHFVYDMFGSNTKIRLRPSFFPFTEPSAEMDISCFICDAKGCPVCKYTGWVEILGCGMVDPQVLQNCKIDPEVYSGFAWGMGIERTCMQYYGINDIRLMFENDVRFLQQFA; the protein is encoded by the coding sequence ATGTCGGCACAAATTTTTGAACAAGCCAACCAATTACAACAAGCCATTAACAATTACGCCATCACTACGCTTGATGAATTAGAACAGTTTAGAATTAAATTTATTGGCACAAAAGGCGAGGTTAAAACTTTAATGGGGCAAATGAAAGAAATTGCCGCCGAACAACGGCGCGAGTTTGGCCAATTAGTAAATGAGGTAAAAAACAATGCCGAAACCAAGTGGCAACAACACAAAGAACTGCTTGAGCAGCAGGCTAATTTTACCACCAAAGCTCCCGATTTAACGCTTCCGGTAAATAGGCCTAACGAAGGCAGCAGGCATCCGATAGCTTTGTTTATGGACAAAGTGATTCAAATTTTTAACCGGATGGGATTTGTTGTAGCCGACGGCCCCGAAATTGAAGACGACTGGCATAATTTTACCGCCATGAATACGCCCGAGGACCACCCCTCGCGCGATATGCAAGACACGTTTTATATTGATGTAGAAACTCAACCTAATATATTATTGCGCACCCATACTTCGCCCATACAGGCGCGGGTAATGCTGAGCCAAAAACCACCTATCCGGATAATTGCCCCTGGGCGTGTTTATCGAAACGAAACCATTTCGGCAAGGTCGCATTGCCAGTTTCATCAGTTGGAAGGTTTGTATATTGCCGAAAACGTATCGTTTGCCGATATGAAATATACACTCACTCATTTTGTGTACGATATGTTTGGCAGCAATACTAAAATACGGCTTAGGCCCTCGTTTTTTCCGTTTACCGAGCCAAGCGCCGAAATGGATATTAGCTGTTTTATTTGTGATGCCAAAGGCTGCCCGGTGTGTAAATATACCGGGTGGGTCGAAATTTTAGGCTGCGGAATGGTTGACCCCCAAGTATTGCAAAATTGTAAAATTGACCCCGAAGTGTATAGCGGGTTTGCCTGGGGTATGGGTATTGAGCGCACTTGTATGCAATATTATGGCATTAACGATATAAGATTGATGTTTGAAAACGATGTGCGTTTTTTACAACAATTTGCCTAA
- a CDS encoding mechanosensitive ion channel: protein MNDQFNSIKTTFLNAIESLIPKLVSGAQIFFSALLLFLVGWLIARSLSYVVNKLLVKVNFDAFANRVGVVKMLEKAESKLTASQLISKTVYWIIMMLFVVSVTDYIGLKVISEQLTQLINLLPKLFSGLILFFVGMAIVGFIRNILWAATGSLGISQGRLMGSLVYYFLMVMVTITALNQVGIDTSLITQNLSLIIGAVLVAGAISYGLASREALTNILASYFGRKTFKTGQLIEINHLRGRIVSIDGVYITLDTDTGQVVLPTRELMVNCIHIIEEAATE, encoded by the coding sequence ATGAATGACCAGTTCAATTCTATAAAAACTACTTTTTTAAATGCCATTGAGTCATTAATTCCCAAATTAGTATCAGGTGCTCAAATTTTTTTTAGCGCCTTACTTTTATTTTTAGTAGGTTGGCTCATTGCCCGGTCTTTATCGTATGTTGTAAACAAACTATTAGTAAAAGTCAATTTCGACGCATTTGCCAACCGCGTTGGCGTTGTTAAAATGCTCGAAAAAGCCGAATCTAAACTCACCGCCTCACAATTAATAAGCAAAACTGTTTATTGGATAATTATGATGCTTTTTGTTGTTTCAGTAACAGACTATATTGGTCTTAAAGTTATATCTGAACAACTAACGCAGTTAATTAATCTTTTGCCAAAACTATTTAGTGGGTTAATTTTGTTCTTTGTTGGTATGGCTATAGTAGGTTTTATTCGCAATATACTTTGGGCTGCAACAGGTTCGTTAGGAATTAGCCAAGGGCGTTTAATGGGAAGCCTCGTTTACTACTTTTTAATGGTAATGGTTACTATAACAGCCTTAAATCAGGTAGGTATTGATACTTCGTTAATAACCCAAAACCTGTCTTTAATTATTGGTGCCGTATTAGTTGCAGGCGCAATTTCTTATGGTTTAGCCTCGCGCGAGGCACTTACAAACATATTAGCCTCGTATTTTGGGCGTAAAACATTTAAAACAGGGCAGCTAATAGAAATTAACCATTTGCGGGGCCGAATTGTATCTATTGATGGTGTTTATATTACCCTCGATACCGACACTGGGCAAGTAGTGCTGCCTACCCGCGAACTAATGGTAAATTGTATTCATATCATTGAGGAAGCAGCAACCGAATAA
- a CDS encoding RNA polymerase sigma factor: MLAKKSKNKKPPTILSQAKHWTDKAIIQYIIEKGDSSLFGELYDRYANKVYRKCISMVRIEADAEDLSHEIMVKAFVNISGFAGNSSFSTWIYSITYNHCIDFIRQKKKIQKVQIENEEGEIVLDQIEEDTAAEIEIFEFEVAQLKILIHELTKEDRALLLMKYQDDLSIEDIKDILGISPSTVKMRLKRARDRLKKMRKPY; this comes from the coding sequence GTGCTAGCTAAAAAAAGTAAAAATAAAAAGCCTCCAACTATACTTTCACAAGCAAAGCATTGGACCGACAAAGCGATTATACAATACATAATTGAGAAGGGAGATAGCAGCTTGTTTGGCGAATTGTATGACCGGTATGCTAACAAAGTATATCGAAAATGTATTTCAATGGTACGCATAGAAGCAGATGCAGAAGATCTTTCGCATGAAATAATGGTAAAAGCATTTGTAAATATCTCCGGATTTGCCGGAAACTCTTCTTTCTCGACCTGGATTTATTCAATTACCTATAATCATTGCATTGACTTTATACGTCAGAAAAAGAAAATACAAAAAGTACAAATTGAAAACGAAGAGGGCGAAATAGTTTTAGACCAAATAGAAGAGGATACCGCAGCGGAGATAGAAATTTTTGAATTTGAGGTGGCACAGCTAAAAATACTGATTCACGAACTTACCAAAGAAGACCGCGCTTTGCTCCTCATGAAATATCAAGATGATTTAAGCATTGAAGACATAAAAGACATATTAGGCATTAGCCCAAGTACGGTGAAAATGCGCTTAAAGCGCGCACGCGACCGATTGAAAAAAATGCGCAAACCATATTAA
- a CDS encoding Rne/Rng family ribonuclease, producing the protein MLRELIIKNTMGGAEIALLEDHQLVELHHQQPTQQFGLGDIFLGRVLKTTPALKAAFVDIGSEKEAFLHYTDLSPQIRSWMQFVKGVVAKTYRTHLLQNFELQPDIDKDGNIADVLSKRDLLLVQIDKEAYGSKGPRLSCEITLPGRYMVLTPFSKIVSVSRKIQENEERKRLSRIVEGIKPTNFGVIVRTAAEGRKANELHQEIEVLMARWRKIVESIGQNNGMAPVKVLQETNKTAGLLGDLLNETFDKIIVDDPNLYHDLKNNFALKHPELEKSVLLHNNNYATIFDHYKVTKQIKSLFGKTVNLNSGAHIVVEHTEAMHVIDVNSGQKINPNIDAEIHALTVNLEAASEIARQLRLRDLGGIIVIDFIDLKQSENREMVYRRMKDELQNDRAKHQILPLTKLGLMQMTRQRARPMLKLNNVLETCPTCKGAGKVKATLLLIDEIEDNLSYLFTELDYNNLHLWVHPFVAAYLKKGIPSLQQKWFVRHKKWVKIYADENYFLNEYRFFTDVNRNDEIKM; encoded by the coding sequence GTGTTGCGCGAACTTATTATTAAAAATACTATGGGCGGGGCCGAAATTGCCCTACTTGAAGACCACCAATTAGTTGAACTACACCACCAACAGCCTACCCAACAATTTGGATTAGGCGATATTTTTTTAGGTCGTGTTTTAAAAACTACCCCCGCCCTAAAAGCCGCATTTGTAGATATTGGCTCAGAAAAAGAGGCGTTTTTACATTACACCGACCTTAGCCCTCAAATTCGCTCGTGGATGCAGTTTGTTAAAGGTGTGGTTGCAAAAACATACCGCACCCATTTATTGCAAAATTTTGAGCTTCAACCCGACATAGACAAAGATGGAAATATTGCCGATGTACTTAGCAAACGCGACCTGCTTTTAGTACAAATTGACAAAGAGGCATACGGCTCGAAAGGCCCGCGGCTGAGTTGCGAAATTACACTTCCGGGGCGTTATATGGTATTAACTCCTTTCTCAAAAATTGTATCGGTATCGCGTAAAATACAAGAAAATGAAGAGCGCAAACGACTTTCCCGGATTGTTGAAGGTATAAAACCAACAAATTTTGGTGTAATTGTTCGCACTGCCGCCGAAGGTCGTAAAGCAAATGAACTTCATCAAGAAATTGAGGTGTTAATGGCTCGCTGGCGCAAAATTGTAGAAAGCATTGGTCAAAACAACGGAATGGCCCCGGTAAAAGTATTGCAGGAAACAAACAAAACGGCCGGATTATTAGGCGATTTACTAAACGAAACCTTCGACAAAATTATAGTTGATGACCCTAATTTATACCACGACCTTAAAAATAATTTCGCCCTTAAACATCCCGAACTCGAAAAATCGGTTTTACTGCACAACAATAACTACGCCACTATTTTTGACCACTACAAGGTAACTAAACAAATAAAATCGTTGTTTGGCAAAACCGTAAACTTAAACAGCGGCGCTCATATTGTGGTTGAACATACCGAAGCTATGCACGTAATTGACGTAAACAGCGGTCAAAAAATAAATCCAAATATTGATGCCGAAATTCATGCCCTTACCGTAAATTTAGAGGCTGCCAGCGAAATAGCCCGGCAATTGCGCCTGCGCGACCTGGGCGGCATTATTGTTATCGATTTTATTGATTTAAAACAAAGCGAAAACCGCGAAATGGTGTATAGGCGCATGAAAGATGAATTGCAAAACGACCGCGCTAAACACCAAATTTTACCCCTAACTAAACTTGGCCTTATGCAAATGACCCGCCAACGTGCGCGGCCAATGCTTAAATTAAATAATGTTTTAGAAACCTGCCCAACCTGCAAAGGTGCCGGAAAAGTTAAAGCAACCTTGTTGTTAATTGACGAAATTGAAGACAACCTTTCCTATCTTTTTACCGAGTTAGACTATAATAATTTGCATTTATGGGTGCATCCTTTTGTAGCAGCTTACCTAAAAAAAGGAATTCCGTCGTTACAGCAAAAATGGTTTGTACGGCATAAAAAATGGGTAAAAATATACGCCGACGAAAACTACTTTTTAAATGAATACCGCTTTTTTACCGATGTCAACCGAAATGACGAAATAAAAATGTAA
- a CDS encoding tetratricopeptide repeat protein, with protein sequence MPRNQLLLVVAALCLTIGLFYFGSRKTPTNASQQANGEGGETAGMPPMAAAMANKPFSPDSMLKVADQLNFEGIIEHVTKRLTPGQRDTLKRLNTQNQPNSATGWQNIANQWQNWMYPEISAYYLLRAAKTDTTKTNNWLAAGKALHDAMGITTDSLVFNFYLANAVNAYQKVLATNPADTAAKTGLALCYIEGFSEQSQQVMSGVFMLRDIVKQDSTNIKAQLALARMAMVSGQFDKAAARLQTITTMAPNNPQGWYLTADAQIALGNKQKAVEALENCKKLIKNPTFVAEIDKQIQSILKP encoded by the coding sequence GTGCCACGCAACCAATTATTATTGGTGGTAGCTGCTTTATGCCTTACCATCGGACTGTTTTATTTTGGCTCGCGCAAAACGCCCACAAATGCCTCCCAACAGGCAAATGGCGAAGGCGGCGAGACAGCAGGTATGCCACCTATGGCCGCAGCGATGGCAAATAAACCTTTTTCGCCCGATAGTATGCTTAAAGTGGCCGACCAGTTAAACTTTGAAGGCATTATAGAGCACGTAACCAAACGCTTAACCCCCGGCCAACGCGATACCTTAAAACGGCTCAACACCCAAAATCAACCTAACAGCGCAACAGGTTGGCAAAATATAGCCAATCAATGGCAAAATTGGATGTACCCCGAAATTAGTGCCTATTATTTGCTGAGAGCCGCAAAAACCGATACTACCAAAACTAATAACTGGCTTGCCGCCGGAAAAGCCCTACACGATGCAATGGGTATAACTACCGACTCGTTAGTGTTTAATTTTTACTTAGCAAACGCGGTTAATGCTTACCAAAAAGTATTGGCCACCAACCCTGCCGACACAGCAGCAAAAACCGGCCTTGCTTTATGCTATATTGAAGGATTTAGTGAACAAAGCCAACAAGTAATGAGTGGCGTGTTTATGCTGCGCGATATAGTTAAGCAAGACTCGACAAATATTAAAGCCCAACTGGCACTCGCCCGGATGGCTATGGTATCGGGGCAGTTTGATAAAGCTGCCGCCCGGCTGCAAACTATTACCACCATGGCACCCAACAACCCACAAGGCTGGTACCTAACCGCAGACGCGCAAATTGCATTAGGCAACAAACAAAAAGCTGTTGAAGCCCTTGAAAATTGTAAAAAGTTAATAAAAAATCCTACCTTTGTGGCCGAAATAGACAAACAAATACAAAGTATTTTAAAACCATAA